In one window of Hyla sarda isolate aHylSar1 chromosome 1, aHylSar1.hap1, whole genome shotgun sequence DNA:
- the LOC130368579 gene encoding olfactory receptor 6B1-like, with the protein MEGKGNLTKPLSNFIIIGFPSSNPVQILLFFIFLFMYILTTVENVLVIVIIWNSRNLHKPMYFFLGNLSFLETWYVTVTVPKLLSIFLTKSKQITFNACMTQLFFFLFLGSTECVALTVMAFDRYVAICNPLHYVTIMNWHFCFALASGTWITGFVISILKIYFISQLTFCQSNVVNHFYCDVSPVLNLVCTDRQQTEVVDFILALLILLVPLLLTCFSYMCILATIIQIPHSNGRKKAFSTCASHLVVVVIFFSTTLFMYARPSRAQSVNSNKLVSVVYTVVTPFLNPIIYCLRNKEVKEAVYKLLFRI; encoded by the coding sequence ATGGAAGGTAAAGGAAATCTGACAAAACCCCTCAGTAATTTTATTATTATAGGATTCCCTTCATCTAATCCTGTTCAGATTCTGCTCTTCTTTATTTTTCTCTTCATGTACATCTTGACCACAGTTGAAAATGTTCTTGTCATCGTCATCATCTGGAACAGTCGAAATCTCCATAAACCCATGTATTTCTTTCTTGGAAACTTGTCATTCTTGGAGACATGGTATGTAACGGTCACGGTTCCCAAGTTGTTATCCATATTTCTTACAAAGAGTAAACAGATTACATTTAATGCCTGCATGACACAACTCTTCTTTTTCCTCTTCTTGGGCTCTACTGAATGCGTGGCCTTAACAGTTATGGCATTTGATCGATATGTAGCTATCTGCAACCCTTTGCATTACGTCACTATAATGAACTGGCATTTTTGCTTTGCCCTGGCAAGCGGCACCTGGATCACTGGCTTTGTGATAAGTATTCTTAAGATTTACTTCATTTCCCAGCTTACTTTTTGTCAGTCAAACGTGGTCAACCACTTTTACTGTGATGTGTCTCCAGTACTCAATCTTGTCTGCACAGACAGGCAGCAAACTGAAGTCGTAGACTTTATCCTTGCCCTGCTTATCCTCCTAGTGCCACTCCTGCTTACTTGCTTTTCCTATATGTGTATATTGGCAACAATTATTCAAATCCCACATTCTAATGGGCGTAAGAAAGCTTTTTCCACTTGTGCTTCTCATTTGGTTGTTGTTGTCATCTTCTTTTCCACCACTCTTTTCATGTACGCTaggccaagcagggctcaatCTGTTAACTCCAACAAACTGGTCTCTGTTGTATACACGGTGGTGACACCTTTCctcaatccgatcatctattgcCTAAGAAACAAGGAAGTGAAGGAGGCCGTCTATAAACTTCTCTTTAGAATATGA